Proteins from one Oncorhynchus masou masou isolate Uvic2021 chromosome 12, UVic_Omas_1.1, whole genome shotgun sequence genomic window:
- the LOC135549875 gene encoding frizzled-1-like: MGNDKVCRMFSHLLVLIIFALLPQADGQYGERGMSVPEHGFCQPISIPLCTDIAYNETIMPNLLGHTNQEDAGLEVHQFYPLVKVQCSPDLKFFLCSMYAPVCTVLEQALPPCRSLCERARQGCEALMNKFGFQWPDSLACESFPVHGAGELCVGQNVSDRSAPINPTSDVTESSYGQHRTVKGQFRCPVALKVPPYLNYRFLGEEYCGAPCEPSKPHGMMYFNEDELKFAKIWIGIWSVLCCSSTLFTVLTYLVDMQRFSYPERPIIFLSGCYTMVSIVYIAGFLLGDKVVCNDRFDSDVKTVVQGTKKEGCTILFMILYFFSMASSIWWVILALTWFLSAGMKWGHEAIEANSQYFHLAAWAVPAVKTITILAVGQVDGDVLSGVCYVGNNSVDALRGFVLAPLFIYLSLGTSFLLAGFVSLFRIRTIMKHGGTKTEKLEKLMVRIGIFSVLYTVPATIVIACYFYEQAFREQWEKSWVSRTCKNYAVPCPVHHQPQMSPDFTVFMIKYLMTLIVGITSGFWIWSSKTLNSWRRFYTRLAINKQGETTV, translated from the coding sequence ATGGGGAACGACAAAGTTTGTAGGATGTTTTCCCATTTGCTGGTTCTGATTATTTTTGCACTTTTACCGCAAGCAGATGGTCAGTATGGTGAGCGTGGAATGTCCGTTCCTGAACATGGCTTTTGCCAACCTATTTCCATTCCTCTCTGTACGGATATTGCCTATAACGAGACTATCATGCCAAATTTATTAGGGCACACAAACCAAGAGGACGCGGGGCTTGAAGTGCACCAGTTTTATCCGCTTGTGAAAGTTCAATGCTCTCCTGACCTGAAGTTTTTCCTCTGCTCCATGTATGCTCCCGTTTGTACGGTACTGGAACAAGCACTGCCTCCGTGCCGCTCGCTCTGCGAGAGAGCGAGGCAGGGCTGCGAGGCTCTGATGAATAAATTCGGCTTCCAATGGCCTGACAGCCTCGCCTGTGAATCTTTCCCTGTTCACGGAGCGGGTGAGTTGTGCGTCGGGCAAAACGTGTCTGATAGAAGCGCTCCTATTAATCCTACATCAGACGTAACAGAATCATCTTATGGGCAGCATAGGACTGTAAAGGGACAGTTTAGATGCCCAGTTGCATTGAAAGTACCCCCCTATTTGAACTACCGTTTTCTTGGGGAGGAGTATTGTGGTGCACCTTGTGAGCCCTCAAAACCCCATGGCATGATGTACTTCAATGAGGATGAGTTGAAATTTGCCAAGATATGGATTGGAATATGGTCTGTGTTATGCTGCTCGTCCACTCTGTTCACGGTTTTGACCTACTTGGTGGACATGCAGAGGTTCAGCTACCCAGAGCGACCCATCATTTTCCTATCAGGCTGCTACACTATGGTGTCAATAGTCTACATCGCTGGCTTCTTGTTGGGGGACAAGGTGGTCTGCAACGACCGCTTTGACAGCGACGTCAAAACGGTCGTCCAAGGCACCAAAAAGGAGGGCTGCACCATTTTGTTCATGATACTTTACTTTTTCAGCATGGCCAGCTCCATCTGGTGGGTCATCCTAGCCTTGACGTGGTTCTTGTCAGCCGGGATGAAGTGGGGTCACGAGGCCATCGAAGCCAACTCGCAGTACTTCCACCTGGCGGCATGGGCAGTACCTGCCGTCAAGACCATCACCATCCTGGCGGTGGGGCAGGTGGACGGAGACGTTCTGAGTGGCGTGTGCTACGTGGGCAATAACAGCGTGGACGCTCTCCGAGGTTTCGTTCTGGCACCGCTCTTCATCTACCTCTCCCTGGGCACCTCGTTCCTTCTGGCAGGCTTCGTGTCGCTCTTCCGCATCCGGACAATCATGAAGCACGGCGGCACCAAGACGGAGAAACTGGAGAAGCTCATGGTGCGCATTGGCATCTTCAGCGTGCTCTACACGGTGCCCGCCACCATCGTCATCGCATGCTACTTCTATGAGCAGgcgttcagggaacagtgggagaAGAGTTGGGTGAGTCGGACGTGTAAAAACTATGCCGTGCCGTGCCCCGTGCACCATCAACCGCAGATGTCGCCAGACTTTACCGTCTTCATGATCAAGTACCTGATGACGTTGATCGTGGGTATCACCTCTGGCTTTTGGATTTGGTCGAGTAAGACGCTGAATTCGTGGAGGAGATTTTATACGAGACTGGCGATCAATAAACAGGGTGAGACGACCGTGTGA